The DNA region ggctctacTATCATCACAGGgggtgagagctcccccttctggtctcccgaCGTTATTTAATGgggatttctgtttattaattttttacaccacattaaaaaaaggaaaaagaaacaagtaaaatgttaattttagtaatatattttattttaacccaatatattcaaATTATGATCATTCTGACATGTAatcaatacaaaattattaataagatagTTTActgttttggggacttccctggtggtccagtgggtaaggttccacgctcccaatgcagggggcccaggtttgatccctggtcagggaactagatcccgcttgcatgctacaactaagaagcctgcatgccgcaactaaagatcctgcatgcagcaactaagacccggcgcagccaaaataactaaataaaaaaaaaattttttttttaaaaagatagtttactttttttaatacCAAGCCTTAAAAAACTGGTGACTATTTCACACCTCCAGCAGCATCTCCATTAGAATGCTAAATTTTCATCAGGAATTCTTGACCTTTATTTTAGAGCCTATAAAACTCAGAGTTGAAAAGGTAGATTCAGGTACCCAGATGGTTGCAAGGAACTTAAAACTTTCCCAATAACTGAATCAAGAGTCGGTATTTACATTTAACTTAGATGAAATTAAATAGTAAAAGCCAGTTCTTCAACCACGCTGGCCACgttttaagtgctcaatagccacccATGGTTTCTGCTGTTTGGACAGTGAAGATTTAAGTGGATTTTAATCTGCTCCAAATCCACtggtcctctccccaccccacccccaccccctccagtcTGACAGGAAACTGTCTGCCACTTAGAGGGTCCCATCTTCTTCTGCAGGGTGATGACATAACTCAGCttggtgctaaaaaaaaaaagagggaatgtCCAGGGCTTTGGTCCATGGGGTCTACTACCCTAACTTCTGCTCCTTTGATATTTGCTGAGGCTCCCCCCAGCCCCAAACCCTGTTAAGTGGCTAGGAGATGTCCCCATAGTGGTCCCCACAGCCCACAGCCATTTTCCCAGCTCGCAAGTGGTCAGACTGTGTTCCCTGTAGTTCTCCAGGCTGGAGTAAGCTCCAACTCTCTCTCTCCAGTAAAAACCCCTCCCCAAGTCCTTCTCTCCATTGTCACTGCTTCTGGGCGGACCCCCTGGTGCTGGCCTCTCTATCccctgggagaggagaaggaaggggacatGCCTTCAGTAGGCAGTTTTCCTACTGAATCCCCATTGcccttaataaggaaagaaaacgcTTCTCTTCGGGTAATATAATCTATCCCAAAGTAGCTTTAGTTATTGAGTGATATAGGGGCAGCTACTACCCCCAGCCTCAAGTTTGTTCAAACCCAGCCTGAAGGCATTTCCTGAGTTTACCAGGTAGAACTCAGGGGTCAGTTCCCTAAGGGCTGGGTCAGACACCCCTGGAAACATGGTCAGGGCCACCTTGGGCCTTAGGGCAGATGACATTCCTAAGCGGGCTGCCACCCTCCAccgtgcgcagcaacaaggacccaatgcagccaaataatttaaaaactttaaaaataaataaaaaataaaaaatgacttccAGAATGCTTACATAATCTCTCTGTGTGTCATTTTGTCTTTGCCTCTGTCTGTGCCCATCTCTCTGTCCTCTATTCTGTGTCTCtatctccctgtctccctctgtGTCCCAGTCTGTCTGTGTCTGCCTCAGTTTGGGTCTCTGTCCCttggtctctgtctctctctgtctttgtcttcttcctgtcaacctctgtgtctctgttctttgtctctgtgtctctgtctctctttgtctcttgtctctctgtgtctctccttgtctcttatctctctctgtcttcgTCTCTTTGCcctgttctctctctgtgtctctctttgcctcttatctctctgtcttcatctcttttccctcttctctctctgtgtctctatctATATCcttctgtggttttatttctgtctctggTCCCAATCTCTTTGCCCATCTCTGTAACTCttggtctctgcctctctccatcccccaccccagcctgggtTCTCACCCTCAAATCCCCACTCCTGGGGTCATTCCTACCTGCCAGGCTGGAAGCATCTCCATGgcgtgacacacacacacactctgtctTGGATTCATCCCCAAATAACTGGGACACGTCTGCCTAACCTCGAGCAGCATAAGACATAGGTGAGGCCACAGAACAGGGTGGAGGAATGCCATGTCCACTCCCTTCTCCCTCATTCCAGCCGCCCCAGCCCTGTCCCTCACTCTGGCCCCAACCTGCCTCCTCCCAGTGTCCAGACCTAAGTCACGTCTGGGCGGCTGTGAGGCCTGAGCCCACTCtacaccccacccctacccctcctcctggcctcctCCATCTTCATGGTCAGAGCTGCAGGTCCCAGGAGCAGGGCAAGGTCAAGGGTCTCTGTGCCCCCAGGTGACTGAATGCAGGCAGATAGATGGAGACCGAGCCAGAGAACCAGACAGACACTAAGAAAGGGCTAGAGACAGAGAAATCAGAGAGAAACAGGgccagagagagacacagacattCATCCCTCAGCAGCACCGTCATCTGTCCCCACAGCCCCTCATGAGCGCCGTCCACACCTGCTCCTTAGGTGATCTCATCCAACCCCATGGCTCTAGACACAACGTCTCCTAGGACGACTCCCCACCGTTTCTCACCAGCCCTGACCTCCGTCTGCCCCGTGGTGCTCGCACATTCAGCCACTTGCCTCCTGATGGGCGCCTCCAGCTCAGCCCTTCCCCCCACACCTCTTCGCTCCTCCGCACAAATGGCGCCACAAGTGGAGCCGCCAACAGACCCAGCCTCCGAGACACCATCCTTacctccttttccctccctccccaccttccacccACCGGCTGGTACTTGACTTCCCCGGCCCTCCCCCACATGAGCCCTGGGCGTATGTGTTTCTCTTCTCCTCAGACCACAGCATCCCCCACCCAGGCTGTTGCCACCTCCCACCTCCGccctggtctctctgcttccatctcaCCCTCTACAATCATTCTCCACGCGGGATGTTTTTGAAACATAAATAAGATCGTGCCCCTCCTACCTCGTGCTTAAAATCCATTGCACTGAAAACCCAAACTCATTCCCCTGGCATGCAAATCCCTGCACAGGCTGCCCCGTTCCTCGCCTTACTCTATCTCGTACACACcaacttctctccctctccctctctctctctctctctctctctctctccctctctctcccccctcttccccaggcttccgggatcttatttccctcgaccagggattgaaccgggtcCACCTCAGTGAAAGCGccacgtcctaaccactggacctccagggagttcctccaacttctctctttttcctgcaAAGCTCACTGCCTCTCAGCCTCAAAGTCGACTGCTCTGAGACTCCCCGACCACGCCCTCATCTGCAGTCACCCCACCCAATCCCGGTCACTCTCTAGTATCACCCGCGTTCTCTGCACACACATTACTACCAGATATTTGCTTGTCCCTGTAGTGTTTCTGTTCGTCATTCTCCCCCGCTGGGACGTGAGCCCCAGCAGCACCGGAATTTGCTTGTCCCTTCCCGAATCTCAAGTGCGGACAGCAGAGCGTGACAGGAGCTCTTTGTTGAGCCAACACTTCACCCTGCGCCCACTGCCTGGGCGCCTAGGACACTCCCGGCACCTTGTCCGGGCGTTTTCCCTGCATTATCTCTTTGGATGCATTttgggagagagggaaaatggTTACCCcgattttacagatgggaaaacggAGGCTCACAGGGGTGCAGTCACCGGCCCAAGGTTCCAAAGGTACAACGTgatgctgggatttgaatccGGGGAGTTTTGCTGGGGAAGCACAGtcgggagagaggaagggagggaggatgagagagatttaatgagagagagaataagagaaaaagaaaatgagagatagaatgtgtgtgtgtgtgagagagagagagagaagaaacctGACAGAGAACCAAGAAAGAAGGGGGGAGTGAGGCCAGGGTCTCCCAGCCCCTCTGGCTCCCTGACCGCAGCCGGGCACAAGGCAGCCTGAGAGCGCTGAGCTGGAAGCTGGGAGCACCTGACCCCAGGAATGTGTCCCTGGGGACCAGGCCGGCCCAGCTGGGGATGCTTATAAGCCCCACTGGGGCCCCTGTCGGACGTAGCAGGCAGGAGCTCAGCCCAAAGCAGGATTTGGGAGCCCAGAGACAGCCAGGTGAGTGGCCCCCAGGTCCCCACTCACCGCCCCCTAAGAGCATGCAGTCTTTGTGACCCACTGTCTCTACAGCTCCGTGTCCCTGTGATACCCAGCACCCGGACCTTGTGTCTCCAGGTCTCTTCTCCAAACAGGTCTCTAGTTAGGAGTGTCTCTCCagttctccctctgtctcccccgGTCTCTCTATTTCCCTgaatctctctctccctgactCTGCCTCTCAGTCTGTCTCTGATGATCTCGCTTACGTGctccttcttccctccatccttGAGACTCCAGTCTCCTCCATCCGCCTACCTCGCCCAGTTTATAGATGGAGAGACAccttctccatcccttcctctccacctagttctctctctctctctctttccacttcactctccctctctctttttctctctcagccTCTAATTCTCTCTAGGCTGTGGGTCTCTGGGCCATGATCTCAGACCCTATGGCCTGTGTGTGTCGGGGGAGGGGTGGTATAGGTCCTTGTTTGCCCAATAATATCCCGGGagggcagaaatggagaaagaaagagacagatgcAGGGCCCCCAGACTCACCTGAGGCTGACCCTCATGCAGGTGCTGAAGGATGACCATGGCAGGAAACCCCTGGGGCTGGTTCCTGGGGCACCTCCTCTTCAGTGCCACaggtatctgtgtgtgtgtgtgtgtgtggtctttgCCTCTGTCTGTGCCTGAGGCACAGCGTTTGTTACAGCGCAGGCATGACTCAGTGTCCTCCTGGATGTGCCTGAAGCTGCGTGGGTGACAGTACCGTGTGACCGTTGCTCTCCAGATGCACACTTGCGATTCCTTGTATCACAGGGAGTTTGCATGTGTGCCGCCTGTGTACTCGGTGTGTGTGGCTCTGCATGCCTCTGTGTGTGACATAGTATGACAGGGTGCGTGGTCATGCCCGTGAGAGTCGGTGCGTGATTGGGTGAACAACTCTGACAGTCTGTGCCTCTGAATATCCTGCAGAGTGGCAATGCTGTGAGGACCTGGGGAGCCTGGGGTGCCGCTAAAAGGGAGATGGTGTTTCTGGGGGAGTCACCCATCGCTGGCAGTCTGTGCCTGCTTCCTGGGTCTCCGATCCTTGGGCCCCCAGCCAGCCACATCATGGGACGGTGTGATAGGGTTTCTGTGTGAGCCGGCTTTTTGCTGCTATGGGGGAGGCTGAGCCAGGGAAGGAGAGACTCTGAGGGCCATAGAGTGTGGCACTGCCTCGAGTATCTGGCTGTGTCGCCCTTGCCTCTGCCACCTTGTGTGAGGGGGTCTAcgtgtgctgggagggtggtagCCCCAGTAGTGCACGAGCCTGTCGTggcgcttgtgtgtgtgtgtgtgtgtgtgtgtgtgtgtgagagagagagagagagcgagagaggtGACATGTGGGTCCCAGAGATCGATGTGACACACAGCTGAAAATCTCCTCTTGACAAGTGACCCTACCTCCTATACCCTGATCTCCGCCTCTTGAATCCTAACCCACCCCAAGGAATTGACTCCATCCCTGCGGTTCTGACCACACCGCCTGCACTGTGACCCCGCCCCCAAGTGGCCTAGTCCTGCCTCCTGAGTCTGTCCCCCAGCCCTGACCACGCCCCCCTGGACCgaggttccccccaccccctaccaccAAGCTCTCACAAGCCCTGGTTCCACCCTGAGCCCATCCCCCTGACCTCGGAAGCCCTGATCGAGCCCCTGCACCGTGGCCACGCCCCTGCACTGTGGCCACGCCCCCCAAAAGCCGTGACCACGCCCCCAGGAGTAAGTGTCCAGCCTTCTGGGCCTTTTCCCCAGGCCTGACCACGCCCCTGCACcgagccccgcccccagccctgacTCCGCCCTCAGGATCCCTCGCCTGGGGTGGCGGCAGCCACATCATAAACGGCGAGGACTGCCACCCGCACTCGCAGCCTTGGCAGGCGGCACTGTTGTTGGAAAAGGAATTTTTCTGCGGGGGCGTCCTGGTGCCTCCTCAATGGTGCTGTCAGCCGCGCACTGTTTCCAGAAGTGAGTgcagggcggggcggggacgggggcggggcctgggtcCTAGGGAGGACCCGGATGTATGGTGAGCTGCGGGGAAGCGCTTAATAGGTTCAATCTCTGGGCACTAAAAGTGAAAACCGGCGTGAAGGAAGGCTCTGCGAGGGAGGCGGGAGCTATGTGTTGCTTTGGAAGGACTCAAGAGTCCTGGGTTGAAATCCCAGCTCAACTGCTGACTTACTAGGGACTTAAGGCAAGTTCTTGTCCCTGGATTATTGATCGTGCCTTAGGTTGGGTAGCTCTTAGCGCGGCGCTTAGCAAGGAAGATGGGGCCAGGGtaaggggctggaggtggggttgTGCTTGAAGGCGAGAATGGAGATAACGGTGTAGGAGCCACAAAGCTATTccgtccccaccccaccccgaccctgCGGCCCTCAGTTCCTGTACCATCGGGCTGGGCCTGCACAGTCTCGAGGACGACCAAGAGCCAGGCGGTCGGATGATGGCGGCTCACCTCTCCATCCAGCACCCCGAGTACAACAGACCATCTCTTGCCAACGACCTCATGCTCATCAAGTTGGAAGAACTGGTGCCCCAGTCTGACACCATCAGCACGTCAGCGTCGCCTCACAGTGCCCGACCGCTGGGGATTCTTGCCTCGTTTCCGGCTGGGGTCGGCTAGCCAATGGTGAGCTCGGGAGTGTGGGTGTGTCCGGCCTCTCTGAGGGGGTTCTCTGCCCAGCCGGAGAGGCTGATCCGATGCTCTGCGTCTCAGGCCGACTGCCCAAAGTGCTCCAGTGCGTGAATATCTCAGTGGTGTCGGAGGAGATCTGCAGTGAACTCTACGCCCCCGTGTACCACCCCAGCATGTTCTGCGCTGGCGGAGCCCAGGACCAAAAGGACTCCTGCCATGTGAGagatgggagaagggaagaggggagaagatccagggagagatggagaagggaggggacagggaccCGTGGTGAGAAACAGAGATACGGGAAGATAGTGTGACGAACGGGGAGAGAGACTGAAAGAGAGAAATCGACACGGGaataaagagaagcaaagaaagacagaaacagaaatagagaaagacagaTTCAGTAAGGcagaaacacacatgcacacacgcacacccagAGAGAAACAGATACACAGACGCATAGAGATGAAATGCCaagtgaaataggaaaaaaaacaaaagtaaaatatataaagagatgcAGAGAGGCACAGAGACTCCAGGAGTCGTTGAGACAGAGAAATAAGCTacagggggagaaaaagaaggagggacACAAACAGAGACAGAACAGTAATAAACCCAAGAGAATCTACCAGCTGTTAGGATGTAGAGGAGCAGAATTGGTGCGGTCAGGGCTCTAGAATGGAACGTTTAAGGAATACGTTgctatcttttttccccctctcctgccATTGCTTCTACTCATTTGGTTCCTTTCTGATCTCACATCTATCTCCATCTCTCTGTGTTTTGGAttctcattctctgtctctccacAACAGGGTGACTCTGGGGGCCCCCTGTCTGCAACAGGTCCCTGCAGGGCCTTGTGTCCTTTGGACAATCCCCGTGTGACCAGCCCAACGTGCCAAGCGTCTACACCAACCTCTGCAAGTTCACAGACTGGATACAGAAAACCATCCAGGCCAGTTAACTCCAGGAACTGGGACCCATGAAACTGAACCCCCAAATATAAGCTGCTGAAGGAATTCAGGAATCTGGGTTCCCAGTGCCTTCCTCCTTCAGACCCAGGAGTCtagaccccctccc from Balaenoptera musculus isolate JJ_BM4_2016_0621 chromosome 19, mBalMus1.pri.v3, whole genome shotgun sequence includes:
- the KLK4 gene encoding LOW QUALITY PROTEIN: kallikrein-4 (The sequence of the model RefSeq protein was modified relative to this genomic sequence to represent the inferred CDS: inserted 3 bases in 3 codons) — translated: MTMAGNPWGWFLGHLLFSATGSLAWGGGSHIINGEDCHPHSQPWQAALLLEKEFFCGGVLVPPQWXLSAAHCFQNSCTIGLGLHSLEDDQEPGGRMMAAHLSIQHPEYNRPSLANDLMLIKLEELVPQSDTIXHVSVASQCPTAGDSCLVSGWGRLANGRLPKVLQCVNISVVSEEICSELYAPVYHPSMFCAGGAQDQKDSCHGDSGGPLXCNRSLQGLVSFGQSPCDQPNVPSVYTNLCKFTDWIQKTIQAS